The following are encoded together in the Brassica napus cultivar Da-Ae chromosome A9, Da-Ae, whole genome shotgun sequence genome:
- the LOC106419987 gene encoding F-box protein SKIP19-like isoform X3, with product MASSSSSPSPTAMKEGDYYPNWTELPPELTSSILHRLGAIEIVETARRVCRSWRRVCKDPSMWRKIDMRNLGDHGDMYYEELCRHAVDLSQGGLVEINLCHFATDSLLSYIADRFQNLFK from the coding sequence ATggcttcttcgtcttcgtctCCGTCTCCTACGGCGATGAAGGAAGGAGACTACTACCCAAACTGGACGGAGCTTCCACCGGAGCTGACGTCATCGATTCTTCACCGCCTCGGCGCGATCGAGATAGTGGAAACCGCTCGGAGAGTATGCAGATCGTGGCGTCGCGTCTGCAAAGACCCTTCGATGTGGCGCAAAATCGACATGCGTAACCTCGGAGACCATGGGGACATGTACTACGAGGAATTGTGCCGTCACGCAGTTGATCTTAGCCAAGGAGGGTTGGTTGAGATCAATCTCTGCCACTTCGCTACTGATTCTCTCCTCAGCTACATCGCTGATAGGTTCCAGAATCTC
- the LOC106419986 gene encoding scarecrow-like protein 31 produces MPTNDTCLKKGHVKKVADKYKFGLVLGPITRLVVPPLAFPCKLPLSLSLNFLCCFVFFLGELLMMESNLHGMVNGYEYYDVSYLPNQTPNLGFGVPSSSDFDLRLDRIQIQPSIWVPSTQQDQDQDSPLAAADEIDSENTLLKYVNQLLMEEETLAENQTLSYDSLALRQTEEMLQQVITDSQTQSPYISTSSSNSSGCDCGGEYFNSYSDSCVRFKTRTTNSTKVVSFQGSYMLQQPANKIMFSDADSVNQFKRGVEEASKFLPNTDQWIFNQDEKVYTSRVRKHHHQRDEEEEHEEARMSKQSASNVDDGKLTEMFDKVLLLDNQLDPQINDNVSSKAPAASKKERVQAVDFRTLLILCAQSISSGDMITSVDLLRQIRNQSSPLGDASQRLAHFFANALEARLQGSSGGVIQSYYDAVTSKKRTAAQILKSYKTFLSASPFMTLMYLYSNKMILDAAKDASVLHVIDFGILYGFQWPMFIQRISESKNGPRKLRITGVELPQNGFRPTEKLEDTGRRLREYCKRFGVPFEYNAIASKNWETIRLEEFKIRPNEVLAVNAVLRFKNLRDVTPGEEDCPREGFLKLIRDMKPDVVLNSTVNGSFNASFFTTRFKEALFHYTAVFDMFGSTLSRENPERMHFEEVFYGREVMNVIACEGVDRVERPETYKQWQVRMMRAGFKQKPVETELVESFRVNMKKWGYHKDFVLDEDSNWFLQGWKGRILYSSSCWVLS; encoded by the coding sequence ATGCCTACGAATGATACATGCTTAAAAAAAGGACACGTCAAAAAAGTAGCCGACAAATATAAGTTTGGCCTCGTCCTCGGACCAATCACAAGACTTGTTGTCCCCCCCCTCGCGTTTCCCTGTAaacttcctctctctctctctctaaattttctCTGTTGCTTTGTGTTCTTTCTTGGAGAGTTATTGATGATGGAATCGAACTTACATGGGATGGTCAACGGTTACGAGTACTATGACGTGAGTTACTTACCAAACCAAACTCCTAATCTGGGATTCGGCGTTCCTTCCTCCAGCGACTTCGATCTCCGCTTGGATCGTATTCAAATTCAACCTTCTATTTGGGTTCCATCAACACAACAAGATCAAGATCAAGACTCTCCTCTAGCTGCTGCTGATGAGATCGATTCAGAAAACACTCTTTTGAAATACGTAAACCAGCTCCTCATGGAAGAAGAAACTCTTGCCGAGAACCAGACTTTGTCTTACGACTCTTTGGCTCTACGTCAAACCGAAGAGATGCTGCAGCAAGTCATCACCGACTCACAAACTCAATCTCCTTATATTAGcactagtagtagtaatagtaGTGGTTGTGATTGTGGTGGTGAGTATTTTAACAGTTATAGCGATTCTTGTGTCCGGTTCAAGACAAGAACTACTAACTCTACTAAGGTTGTGTCGTTTCAAGGATCATACATGTTGCAACAACCAGCGAATAAGATTATGTTTAGTGATGCAGATTCAGTTAACCAGTTCAAGAGAGGTGTTGAGGAAGCTAGCAAGTTTCTTCCTAACACCGATCAATGGATCTTCAACCAAGATGAAAAAGTTTATACCTCGAGAGTTAGGAAGCATCATCACCAGcgcgacgaagaagaagaacatgagGAAGCTAGGATGAGTAAGCAATCTGCATCGAATGTAGATGACGGTAAACTAACAGAGATGTTTGATAAGGTTTTGCTTCTTGATAACCAATTGGATCCACAGATTAATGATAACGTATCAAGCAAGGCACCAGCAGCTAGTAAGAAAGAAAGAGTCCAAGCAGTTGATTTCCGCACGCTTCTTATTCTATGCGCACAATCCATTTCATCAGGAGATATGATCACATCTGTTGATTTGCTGAGGCAGATAAGGAACCAGTCTTCGCCTCTCGGCGATGCCTCTCAGAGACTGGCTCATTTCTTTGCCAACGCTCTGGAGGCGCGTCTCCAAGGAAGCAGCGGGGGTGTGATACAGAGTTACTACGATGCCGTGACCTCCAAGAAACGAACAGCTGCGCAGATTCTCAAGTCTTACAAGACCTTCTTGTCCGCGTCTCCCTTCATGACTCTGATGTATCTCTACTCCAACAAGATGATTCTTGACGCTGCGAAAGACGCTTCCGTGCTTCATGTAATAGACTTTGGGATCCTCTACGGTTTCCAGTGGCCTATGTTTATACAGAGGATATCTGAGAGCAAGAATGGGCCGAGGAAGCTGAGGATAACCGGTGTTGAGCTTCCTCAAAACGGGTTTCGACCAACGGAGAAACTAGAGGATACTGGTCGGAGACTGAGGGAGTATTGTAAACGGTTTGGTGTTCCGTTTGAATACAATGCGATAGCGTCTAAGAACTGGGAGACAATCCGGTTGGAGGAGTTCAAGATCCGACCAAACGAAGTTCTAGCGGTTAACGCGGTGCTACGGTTCAAGAACCTGAGAGATGTGACTCCAGGGGAAGAGGATTGTCCTAGAGAGGGGTTCTTGAAACTGATCAGAGACATGAAACCCGACGTTGTCCTCAACTCCACGGTTAACGGATCTTTCAACGCTTCCTTCTTCACCACGCGGTTCAAAGAAGCCTTGTTTCATTACACAGCGGTTTTCGACATGTTTGGTTCGACACTGTCCAGGGAGAACCCGGAGAGGATGCATTTCGAAGAGGTGTTTTACGGGAGGGAAGTGATGAATGTGATTGCATGCGAAGGAGTTGATAGGGTGGAGAGACCTGAGACTTACAAGCAGTGGCAAGTGAGGATGATGAGGGCAGGGTTTAAGCAGAAGCCTGTGGAGACAGAACTTGTGGAGTCGTTTAGGGTAAATATGAAGAAGTGGGGTTACCATAAAGACTTTGTGCTTGATGAAGATAGTAACTGGTTCTTGCAAGGTTGGAAAGGTCGTATcctttattcttcttcttgttggGTCCTTTCTTAA
- the LOC106419985 gene encoding scarecrow-like protein 31 → MESNFYRIVNGHEYYDVSFLPNQIPDLGFGVPSSSDFDLRLDHHHHHQQPSYWIPSTQQDSPPGADEIDSENTLLKYVNQLLMEETLSENQSMSYDDALALRQTEEMLQQVINDSLAQSSNSITSSTSSGSSGGGEYLNSNSNSCVRIETEANSTESEALSDNHPHHILGSNMLRGYGQPANEILVRSMFSDADSVNQFKRGLEEASKFLPNTDQWIFNPQHEVISVKDEKGFSRVRKHHHQEPEEEEARRSKQSAVNVDDGNITELFDKVLLLDNQLDPQIKEETDNVSSKKEGGRGKKKSKAVDFRTLLTLCAQSISSGDKLAADDLLNQIKKQCSPLGDASQRLAYFFTKALEARLQGSSGVMIQSYYDSITSKKRTAAQILKTYKAFLSASPFMTLIYFFSNKMILDASKDASVLHIIDFGILYGFQWPMFIQYISKSKIGPRKLRITGVELPQNGFRPTEKIEDTGRRLREYCKRFGVPFEYNAIASKNWETIRLEEFKIRPNEVLAVNSVLRLKNLRDVTPGEEDCPRDGFLKLIRDMKPDVFLSSTINGSFNAPFFATRFKEALFHYSSLFDMFGSTLSKENPERMHFEGEFFGREVMNVIACEGVDRVERPETYKQWQVRMMRAGFKQKPVETELVESFREKMKRWGYHKDFVLDQDSNWFLQGWKGRILFSSSCWVPS, encoded by the coding sequence ATGGAATCGAACTTCTATAGAATAGTCAACGGTCACGAGTATTACGATGTAAGTTTCTTACCAAACCAGATTCCTGATCTAGGATTCGGTGTTCCTTCATCCAGCGACTTCGATCTCCGcttagatcatcatcatcatcatcaacaaccTTCATATTGGATTCCATCAACACAACAAGACTCTCCTCCAGGTGCTGATGAGATCGATTCAGAAAACActcttttaaaatatgtaaaccaGCTCCTTATGGAAGAGACTCTTTCTGAGAACCAGTCTATGTCCTATGATGATGCTTTGGCTCTACGCCAAACCGAAGAGATGTTACAGCAAGTCATCAACGACTCACTAGCTCAATCTTCTAATTCGATTACTAGTAGTACTAGTAGTGGTAGTAGTGGTGGTGGTGAGTATTTGAACAGCAACAGCAACTCTTGTGTCCGGATCGAGACAGAAGCTAACTCTACTGAGAGCGAGGCGTTGTCTGATAATCATCCTCATCATATTCTTGGATCAAACATGTTGCGCGGATACGGACAGCCGGCGAATGAGATACTCGTCAGGAGTATGTTTAGTGATGCAGATTCAGTTAACCAGTTCAAGAGAGGCCTCGAGGAAGCTAGCAAGTTTCTTCCCAACACCGATCAATGGATCTTCAACCCACAACATGAAGTCATCTCCGTGAAAGACGAAAAGGGTTTCTCGAGAGTCAGAAAACATCATCATCAGGAGCctgaagaggaagaagctaGGAGGAGTAAACAATCTGCAGTTAACGTAGACGATGGTAACATAACAGAGTTATTCGATAAAGTTTTGCTTCTTGATAACCAATTGGATCCACAGATCAAAGAAGAAACCGATAACGTGTCAAGCAAGAAAGAAGGAGGACGCGGTAAGAAGAAGAGCAAAGCTGTTGATTTCCGCACGCTTCTCACTCTATGCGCACAATCCATCTCATCAGGAGACAAGCTCGCAGCAGATGATCTGCTAAACCAGATAAAGAAACAATGCTCACCTCTAGGCGATGCGTCGCAGAGACTAGCTTACTTCTTCACCAAGGCACTCGAGGCACGTCTCCAAGGAAGCAGCGGAGTAATGATACAGAGTTACTACGACTCCATAACGTCAAAGAAACGAACAGCTGCGCAGATTCTTAAGACTTATAAAGCCTTTTTGTCTGCTTCTCCCTTCATGACTTtgatctattttttttcaaataagatGATTCTTGACGCTTCCAAAGATGCTTCTGTGCTTCATATAATAGACTTTGGGATACTCTACGGTTTCCAGTGGCCTATGTTTATACAGTACATATCGAAAAGCAAGATCGGTCCGAGGAAGCTGAGGATAACCGGTGTGGAGCTTCCTCAAAACGGGTTTCGTCCCACGGAGAAGATAGAGGATACCGGTAGGAGATTGAGAGAGTATTGCAAACGGTTTGGTGTTCCTTTTGAATACAATGCGATAGCGTCTAAGAACTGGGAGACAATCCGCTTGGAGGAGTTCAAGATCCGACCAAACGAAGTTCTTGCGGTCAACTCGGTGCTCCGGCTCAAGAACCTAAGAGACGTGACTCCAGGGGAAGAGGATTGTCCGAGAGACGGGTTCTTGAAACTGATCAGAGACATGAAACCTGACGTTTTCCTCAGCTCGACGATCAATGGATCTTTCAACGCTCCTTTCTTTGCCACGCGGTTTAAAGAAGCTTTGTTTCATTACTCGTCGCTCTTTGACATGTTCGGTTCGACACTGTCCAAGGAGAACCCGGAGAGGATGCATTTCGAAGGGGAGTTTTTCGGGAGGGAAGTGATGAatgtgattgcttgtgaaggagTTGATAGAGTGGAGAGACCTGAGACTTACAAGCAGTGGCAAGTGAGGATGATGAGGGCTGGGTTTAAGCAGAAGCCTGTGGAGACAGAGCTTGTGGAGTCGTTTAGGGAGAAGATGAAGAGGTGGGGTTACCATAAAGACTTTGTGCTTGATCAAGATAGTAATTGGTTCTTGCAAGGATGGAAAGGTCGCAtcttattctcttcttcttgttggGTCCCTTCTTAG
- the LOC106419984 gene encoding ATP-dependent zinc metalloprotease FTSH 10, mitochondrial gives MMFSKLARSARSKGLVYGRLAILSEGRRVGAPSGGANQVDGGLGFLRRRFASLAARKGGGVDANDLSRVFANPGLRRFFSSQSPKKKKNYENYYPKDAKKGPKNEHKSESREGSKKSENENAGDFNTKEFQNLLVPLMAIALILSSFSLGSREQQQISFQEFKNKLLEAGLVDHIDVSNKSVAKVYVRSSPKSQTEEVVQGVPTKGRGGQYKYYFNIGSVESFEEKLEEAQEALGIDSHDFVPVTYVSEMIWYQELLRFAPTLLLLGTLVYGARRMQGGLGSVGGPGGKGGRGIFNIGKAQITRADKNSKNKIYFKDVAGCEEAKQEIMEFVHFLQNPKKYEDLGAKIPKGALLVGPPGTGKTLLAKATAGESAVPFLSISGSDFMEMFVGVGPSRVRNLFQEARQCAPSIIFIDEIDAIGRARGRGGFSGGNDERESTLNQLLVEMDGFGTTAGVVVLAGTNRPDILDKALLRPGRFDRQITIDKPDIKGRDQIFQIYLKKIKLDHEPSYFSQRLAALTPGFAGADIANVCNEAALIAARHEKGTVTMAHFDSAIDRVIGGLEKKNRVISKLERRTVAYHESGHAVAGWFLEHAEPLLKVTIVPRGTAALGFAQYVPNENLLMTKEQLFDMTCMTLGGRAAEQVLIGRISTGAQNDLEKVTKMTYAQVAVYGFSDKIGLLSFPQREEEFSKPYSNRTGALIDEEVREWVAKAYKRTVELIEEHKEQVAQIAELLLEKEVLHQDDLAKVLGERPFKSGETTNYDRFKSGFEETDKENVTVKPVEDDGASPPLEPQVVPT, from the exons ATGATGTTCTCCAAGCTCGCTCGATCCGCTCGCTCCAAG GGATTGGTGTACGGGAGATTGGCGATTTTAAGCGAGGGGAGGAGGGTTGGAGCGCCGTCGGGTGGGGCTAATCAGGTGGATGGTGGATTAGGGTTTCTGAGGCGGCGGTTTGCTTCTTTGGCTGCTCGGAAAGGAGGAGGAGTGGATGCTAATGATTTGAGCCGCGTGTTCGCTAACCCTGGATTGCGTCGGTTCTTCTCTAGccaatccccgaagaagaagaaga ATTACGAGAATTATTATCCGAAAGACGCTAAGAAAGGGCCCAAGAATGAGCACAAATCTGAATCCAGAG AAGGTTCAAAGAAGAGTGAGAATGAGAACGCTGGGGATTTTAACACAAAggagtttcaaaatttgttagTTCCTCTGATGGCCATTGCTTTAAtcctttcttccttctcccttGGTTCCCGAGAACAGCAACAG ATTAGTTTCCAGGAGTTCAAAAACAAGCTTCTCGAGGCTGGTCTAGTAGACCACATAGACGTTTCTAACAAATCAGTTGCCAAAGTTTATGTGAGGAGTTCACCAAAAAGCCAAACCGaagaagttgttcaaggagttCCTACCAAAGGACGTGGTGGTCAGTATAAGTACTACTTCAACATTGGTAGTGTTGAATCGTTTGAGGAGAAACTCGAAGAGGCTCAAGAAGCATTAGGCATTGACTCTCATGACTTTGTGCCCGTCACCTACGTCTCTGAAATGATCTGGTACCAGGAGCTACTGAGGTTTGCACCGACTTTGCTTCTATTGGGTACGCTGGTTTACGGGGCGAGACGCATGCAAGGTGGGTTGGGAAGCGTAGGAGGACCTGGTGGGAAAGGTGGCCGTGGGATTTTCAATATTGGGAAGGCTCAGATAACGAGAGCTGATAAAAACTCCAAGAATAAG atatattttaaagatGTTGCCGGATGCGAGGAGGCTAAGCAAGAGATTATGGAGTTTGTGCATTTCCTTCAGAACCCAAAGAAGTACGAAGATTTGGGAGCTAAGATCCCAAAAGGTGCACTACTAGTCGGCCCACCAGGGACAGGGAAGACCCTTCTAGCAAAAGCAACAGCCGGAGAATCAGCTGTACCGTTCCTCTCCATATCCGGTTCAGACTTCATGGAGATGTTTGTTGGCGTTGGACCTTCCAGAGTGAGAAACCTCTTCCAAGAAGCTAGACAATGCGCGCCCAGCATCATCTTCATCGACGAGATCGACGCCATTGGCCGTGCAAGAGGACGTGGAGGCTTCTCCGGTGGCAACGACGAGCGTGAAAGCACTCTGAATCAGCTTCTTGTTGAGATGGATGGGTTTGGTACTACTGCTGGTGTTGTCGTCCTCGCTGGAACCAACAGGCCTGATATTCTAGATAAAGCCCTGTTAAGGCCCGGTCGGTTTGATCGTCAGATAACCATAGACAAGCCTGATATCAAAGGGCGTGATCAGATCTTCCAGATTTACTTGAAGAAGATTAAGCTTGATCATGAGCCTTCGTATTTCTCGCAGAGGCTTGCGGCCCTCACTCCTGGATTCGCTGGAGCTGATATTGCGAATGTGTGTAACGAGGCGGCTCTTATTGCTGCCAGGCATGAAAAAGGAACAGTGACAATGGCGCACTTTGACTCTGCTATTGATCGTGTCATTGGTGGTCTGGAGAAGAAAAATAGA GTAATAAGCAAGTTGGAGCGCCGTACAGTTGCATATCATGAATCTGGCCATGCGGTTGCTGGGTGGTTTCTAGAACATGCAGAGCCATTGCTTAAGGTGACTATAGTGCCTCGTGGCACAGCAGCGCTTGGGTTTGCTCAGTATGTTCCAAATGAGAACTTGCTCATGACCAAAGAACAACTCTTCGACATGACTTGCATGACTCTCGGCGGCCGTGCAGCTGAACAG GTATTGATAGGAAGAATCTCGACCGGTGCTCAGAACGATCTGGAGAAGGTGACCAAGATGACGTACGCACAGGTGGCAGTGTACGGTTTCAGCGACAAGATAGGACTACTTTCGTTCCCGCAACGAGAAGAGGAGTTCTCAAAGCCATACAGCAACAGAACCGGCGCGTTGATAGACGAAGAGGTTCGAGAGTGGGTGGCCAAAGCTTACAAGAGAACGGTCGAGCTCATAGAGGAACACAAAGAGCAAGTTGCTCAGATCGCTGAGCTGTTGCTAGAGAAGGAGGTTCTGCATCAGGATGATCTTGCTAAAGTTTTGGGTGAGCGTCCGTTTAAGTCTGGTGAGACTACGAATTACGACAGGTTTAAATCTGGATTTGAGGAGACTGATAAGGAGAATGTAACGGTGAAGCCTGTGGAGGATGATGGAGCTTCTCCACCGCTTGAGCCACAGGTGGTTCCGACATAG
- the LOC111200434 gene encoding small polypeptide DEVIL 9, which yields MDEKWKLSKKDASAASCSSSSSSKSKFSRSYSTSASSTKAPAFVRSSSTKCSVPSSISRSSSKKEKGSSSSSITQKYSSLAKEQKGRFYIMRRCVAMLVCWHKHDS from the coding sequence ATGGACGAGAAGTGGAAGCTGTCCAAAAAGGATGCATCAGCTGCATCGTGCTCATCTTCTAGTTCCTCTAAATCTAAGTTCTCTAGAAGCTACTCAACAAGCGCTTCCTCCACAAAGGCTCCTGCCTTCGTACGAAGCTCATCTACTAAATGCTCAGTGCCTTCCTCCATCTCCAGGAGCTCCtcaaagaaagagaaaggaTCATCATCGTCTTCCATTACCCAAAAGTACAGTAGCTTGGCCAAAGAACAAAAGGGAAGGTTTTACATCATGAGAAGGTGTGTGGCTATGCTTGTATGTTGGCATAAACATGATTCTTAG
- the LOC106420187 gene encoding transcription initiation factor IIA large subunit, which translates to MATTTTTSGVYIHVIEDVVSKVREEFVNNGGPGESVLAELQGIWETKMMQAGVLSGPIERSSAQRPTPGGPLTHDLNVPYEGTEEYETPTAEMLFPPTPMQTPLPTPLPGTADNSSMYNIPTGSSDYPTPGTENGSHADVKARPSPYMQPPSPWTNPRLDVNVAYVDGRDEAERGNPNQHFTQDLFVPSTGKRKRDDSSAQYQNGGSIPQQDGASDALPMATLEGDTLCITFVGDESVPRDFICSSSKIPQVDGPMPDPYDEMLSTPNIYSYQGPSEDFNEGRTPAPNEIQTSTPVTAQNDIIEDDEELLNEDDDDDELDDLESGEDMNTQHLVLAQFDKVTRTKSRWKCNLKDGIMHINDKDILFNKALGEFEF; encoded by the exons ATGGCTACAACGACGACGACGAGCGGTGTGTATATCCACGTCATCGAGGACGTCGTCAGCAAAGTCCGTGAGGAGTTCGTTAACAACGGAGGTCCCGGCGAGAGTGTTCTCGCTGAGCTTCAAgga ATTTGGGAGACGAAGATGATGCAAGCTGGGGTCTTGTCTGGACCAATTGAAAGGTCGTCGGCTCAGAGGCCGACACCTGGAGGTCCGTTGACTCATGATCTGAATGTTCCTTATGAAGGTACTGAGGAGTATGAGACTCCCACCGCTGAAATGCTCTTCCCTCCT ACACCTATGCAGACTCCTCTTCCAACGCCGCTTCCTGGTACGGCTGATAACTCTTCAATGTATAATATCCCTACTGGATCAAGCGATTATCCGACTCCTGGAACTGAGAATGGAAGCCATGCTGATGTTAAAGCAAGACCCAGTCCTTATATG CAACCACCTTCTCCGTGGACAAATCCAAGGCTTGATGTCAATGTTG CTTATGTGGATGGGCGTGATGAGGCTGAGAGAGGAAACCCTAATCAGCATTTTACGCAG GACTTATTTGTCCCATCCACTGGGAAACGGAAGCGTGATGATTCTTCTGCACAATATCAAAACGGTGGATCTATACCACAGCAGGACGGTGCAAGCGATGCTTTGCCTATG GCGACCCTTGAGGGAGATACACTCTGCATAACATTTGTTGGCGATGAAAGTGTCCCACGAGATTTCATCTGCTCATCTTCAAAGATACCTCAAGTGGATGGGCCAATGCCTGACCCTTATGATGAAATGTTGTCTACTCCAAAT ATATACAGCTATCAAGGACCAAGTGAAGACTTCAACGAGGGCAGAACACCTGCTCCAAACG AGATACAAACGAGCACTCCTGTTACTGCACAAAACGACATCATTGAAGATGACGAAGAGCTGTTGAACGAAGATGATGACGATGACGAGCTTGATGACTTAGAGAGTGGTGAGGATATGAACACGCAACATCTGGTTTTGGCTCAGTTTGACAAG GTGACTCGCACAAAGAGCAGGTGGAAGTGTAATCTGAAAGATGGGATCATGCATATAAACGACAAGGACATCCTCTTCAACAAA GCGCTTGGGGAGTTCGAGTTCTGA
- the LOC106419945 gene encoding probable inactive L-type lectin-domain containing receptor kinase III.1, with protein sequence MPRFLRVKPTTRNRVSSPRFFRSQHTQVRILQGQAFHGFSIPFNNPNNSSNSFSFSTSFVFSINAPGHGLTFMISPSMDFTRAMPSEFLGLFNTSNNGNSTNRILAVEFDTVKSNEFLDVDGNYVGIDVNGLVSVESAPAAFFSNRQNKNISLKLSSEDPIRDWIEYSGEDMLLNVTLAPLDISKPKFPLLSRKMNLSNI encoded by the coding sequence ATGCCTCGTTTCTTGCGTGTCAAGCCAACAACAAGAAACAGAGTTTCTTCACCACGGTTTTTTCGAAGCCAACATACTCAAGTACGGATCCTCCAAGGCCAAGCTTTCCATGGCTTCTCCATACCTTTCAACAACCCTAACAACTCATCAAACTCGTTTTCTTTCTCCACAAGTTTCGTTTTCTCAATCAACGCGCCAGGTCATGGCCTAACCTTTATGATCTCTCCCTCCATGGATTTCACCAGAGCCATGCCGAGTGAGTTCCTCGGTCTCTTCAACACTTCAAACAACGGAAACTCAACAAACCGAATCCTCGCAGTGGAGTTCGACACTGTGAAGTCAAACGAGTTTCTTGACGTCGACGGTAACTACGTGGGGATCGACGTCAACGGTTTGGTCTCAGTTGAATCTGCACCGGCTGCGTTTTTCTCTAACCGTCAGAACAAGAATATAAGCTTGAAGCTTTCGAGCGAAGATCCTATTCGGGATTGGATCGAGTACAGTGGAGAGGATATGCTTCTCAACGTCACACTGGCTCCTCTGGACATTTCTAAACCTAAGTTTCCTCTTTTGTCAAGAAAGATGAATCTGTCTAATATTTGA
- the LOC125578618 gene encoding tropinone reductase homolog At1g07450-like: MDINRWSLQCMTALVTGGTKGIGYAIVEELASFGARVHTCDIDQTSLDECLSEWQRKGFQVSGSICDVTSRPQRDQLMQTVSSLFGSKLNILVNNVGKFMLKPTLESTAEDFSSLMSTNLESAYHISQLAHPLLKVSGNGIIIFISSVSGIVSGTASVYGATKGAMNQLGRNLACEWASDGIRVNSVAPWVTATSLVKKYLDDKKFAEAMFSRTPLDRACEPREVASLVTFLCLPAASYITGQTICVDGGFTVNGFSYKPEV; the protein is encoded by the exons ATGGATATCAACAGGTGGAGTCTTCAATGTATGACTGCTCTTGTAACCGGTGGAACCAAGGGAATTGG GTATGCAATAGTGGAGGAACTTGCAAGTTTTGGTGCAAGAGTGCACACGTGTGATATAGACCAAACTTCGCTTGATGAATGCTTAAGTGAATGGCAAAGAAAAGGGTTTCAAGTCAGTGGTTCAATTTGTGATGTTACCTCTCGACCTCAAAGAGATCAGCTGATGCAGACTGTTTCTTCTCTATTTGGTTCCAAACTCAACATCCTT GTTAACAATGTTGGCAAGTTCATGTTAAAGCCAACTTTAGAAAGTACAGCAGAAGATTTCTCAAGTTTGATGTCTACCAATTTGGAATCTGCTTACCATATCTCCCAATTGGCTCATCCTTTGCTTAAAGTCTCGGGGAATGGTATTATCATATTCATTTCCTCTGTATCAGGGATTGTCTCTGGAACTGCCTCCGTATATGGTGCAACAAAAG GAGCCATGAATCAACTGGGAAGAAACTTGGCATGTGAATGGGCAAGTGATGGTATAAGGGTTAACTCTGTTGCTCCTTGGGTCACTGCAACTTCACTTGTCAAAAAA TATCTTGATGACAAGAAGTTCGCCGAGGCTATGTTCTCAAGAACCCCATTAGACCGTGCGTGTGAGCCACGTGAGGTTGCGTCTTTGGTTACATTTCTTTGTCTACCTGCAGCTTCTTATATAACAGGACAAACCATTTGTGTTGATGGAGGTTTCACTGTTAATGGCTTTTCCTACAAGCCAGAGGTTTAA